A single Micromonospora luteifusca DNA region contains:
- a CDS encoding aminoglycoside phosphotransferase family protein gives MTSDNRAYAGWREPGHPSQRLGRPYVTSQEIPLHGGNVSTVVRVGDTVRRNAGPWTPSVHALLRHLEYVGFTGAPRALGMDERNREVLSYLEGECGEYPLAPHWVTDEALVTVATMLRMFHDAQYGFAPQPGAVWRSFGPPPPDTEVICHHDAAPHNVIWRPDGTLGLIDFDLASPGARIYDVAYAAWTWVPIFADRDSITLGWKHPDRPRRLRLFADAYGLIPRDRHRLIRTIRKRIVDHVEGIRRMAAAGEPAFVRIVHKGHLRRPMRDLRLLDYERHALENALR, from the coding sequence GTGACCAGTGACAACCGCGCCTACGCGGGCTGGCGCGAGCCCGGCCACCCCTCGCAGCGCCTCGGGAGACCGTACGTGACTTCGCAGGAGATCCCGCTGCACGGCGGTAACGTGAGCACCGTCGTCCGCGTCGGCGACACGGTCCGCCGCAACGCCGGACCGTGGACACCCTCCGTGCACGCCCTGCTGCGGCACCTGGAGTACGTCGGCTTCACCGGCGCCCCACGAGCGCTCGGCATGGACGAACGCAACCGTGAGGTCCTGTCGTACCTGGAGGGGGAGTGCGGAGAATATCCGCTCGCCCCGCACTGGGTGACCGACGAGGCGTTGGTCACCGTCGCCACCATGCTGCGGATGTTCCACGACGCGCAGTACGGCTTCGCCCCGCAGCCGGGGGCGGTCTGGCGCTCCTTCGGGCCCCCACCACCGGACACCGAGGTGATCTGCCACCACGACGCCGCGCCGCACAACGTGATCTGGCGACCGGACGGCACCCTCGGGCTGATCGACTTCGACCTCGCCTCACCCGGAGCACGGATCTACGACGTGGCGTACGCGGCCTGGACCTGGGTGCCGATCTTCGCGGACCGGGACTCGATCACGCTGGGCTGGAAGCACCCGGACCGGCCGCGCCGGCTACGGCTCTTCGCCGACGCGTACGGGCTGATCCCTCGGGACCGGCACCGGCTGATCCGGACCATCCGCAAGAGGATCGTGGACCACGTCGAGGGGATCCGCCGAATGGCCGCCGCCGGAGAGCCGGCGTTCGTCCGGATCGTGCACAAGGGCCACCTGCGCCGGCCCATGCGCGATCTGCGGCTGCTCGACTACGAGCGGCACGCCCTGGAGAACGCCCTCCGCTGA
- a CDS encoding ammonium transporter: protein MPEAPTIDGANTTWLLVSTALVLLMTPGLALFYGGLNRAKGVLNMMMMSFSAIGLISILWWFYGFSVAFGTDVNGFFGNPGTYLGTKTFLAETDLWGATAENPSGIGIPLYVFMAFQMVFAVITVALISGAIADRAKFAGWLLFAFGWATLVYFPVAHWVWGGGFIGGGAEGLHIHALDFAGGTAVHINAGAAALAVALVLGKRLGWPREGMKPHNIPLVALGAGLLWFGWFGFNAGSELTVDSVAGLAFINTQLATAAAVLGWIAVEWVKTRKPTMVGASSGAVAGLVAITPACGFIAPWASVLLGIVAGAVCALAVSLKYKLGYDDSLDVVGVHFVGGWIGSLWLGLFATNSVNAAITDVVGGSDGLFYGGGVTQLGRQALAGLIVTVWSFGIAWVLAFVIEKTIGFRVEAEAEVEGIDIGEHAESSYDLSPAGGGTGSAFAMAGIGTPGGGTTSAAKPEADVAEPVSEKVAG, encoded by the coding sequence GTGCCTGAAGCACCGACGATCGACGGCGCCAATACCACGTGGCTGCTGGTTTCGACCGCGCTCGTGCTGCTCATGACCCCCGGATTGGCGCTGTTCTACGGCGGCCTCAACCGGGCCAAGGGCGTACTCAACATGATGATGATGAGCTTCTCCGCCATCGGGCTCATCTCCATTCTGTGGTGGTTCTACGGATTCAGCGTCGCCTTCGGGACCGACGTGAACGGCTTCTTCGGCAACCCGGGCACGTACCTCGGCACCAAGACCTTCCTCGCCGAGACCGACCTGTGGGGTGCCACGGCGGAGAACCCCAGCGGCATCGGGATTCCGCTCTACGTGTTCATGGCCTTCCAGATGGTCTTCGCGGTCATCACCGTCGCGCTGATCAGTGGTGCCATCGCCGACCGGGCCAAGTTCGCCGGCTGGCTGCTGTTCGCGTTCGGCTGGGCCACCCTGGTCTACTTCCCGGTCGCGCACTGGGTGTGGGGCGGCGGCTTCATCGGCGGCGGTGCCGAAGGGCTGCACATCCACGCACTGGACTTCGCCGGCGGCACCGCGGTGCACATCAACGCCGGTGCGGCGGCCCTGGCAGTGGCCCTGGTGCTCGGCAAGCGGCTCGGTTGGCCGCGCGAGGGCATGAAGCCGCACAACATCCCGTTGGTCGCTCTCGGTGCGGGTTTGCTGTGGTTCGGCTGGTTCGGGTTCAACGCCGGCTCGGAGTTGACCGTCGACTCGGTTGCCGGCCTCGCCTTCATCAACACCCAGCTCGCCACGGCGGCGGCGGTGCTCGGCTGGATCGCGGTCGAGTGGGTCAAGACCCGTAAGCCGACCATGGTCGGTGCCTCGTCCGGCGCTGTCGCCGGCCTGGTCGCCATCACCCCGGCCTGTGGCTTCATCGCACCGTGGGCATCCGTCCTGCTCGGTATCGTCGCCGGTGCCGTCTGCGCGCTCGCCGTCAGCCTCAAGTACAAGCTCGGCTACGACGACTCGCTCGACGTGGTCGGCGTGCACTTCGTCGGCGGCTGGATCGGCTCGCTCTGGCTCGGTCTCTTCGCCACCAACTCGGTCAACGCCGCGATCACCGACGTGGTGGGTGGCTCCGACGGTCTCTTCTACGGAGGCGGCGTCACCCAGCTCGGGCGACAGGCCCTCGCCGGTCTGATCGTCACCGTCTGGTCGTTCGGCATCGCCTGGGTGCTCGCCTTCGTCATCGAGAAGACGATCGGCTTCCGGGTGGAGGCCGAGGCCGAGGTCGAGGGCATCGACATCGGCGAGCACGCCGAGAGCAGCTACGACCTGTCCCCGGCTGGCGGTGGCACGGGCAGCGCGTTCGCGATGGCTGGCATCGGCACCCCCGGTGGCGGCACGACGAGCGCTGCCAAGCCGGAGGCGGACGTCGCCGAACCGGTCAGCGAAAAGGTCGCCGGTTAA
- a CDS encoding P-II family nitrogen regulator has translation MKLVTAVIKPYQLDAVKEALHALGVAGLTVSEVQGYGRQKGHTEVYRGAEYTVEFLPKIRVEVLTDEIDVDKVVDAIVGAARTGKIGDGKVWVTGVEEVVRVRTGERGLDAL, from the coding sequence ATGAAGCTGGTGACCGCGGTCATCAAGCCGTACCAGCTGGACGCGGTGAAGGAGGCCCTGCACGCCCTCGGGGTGGCCGGGTTGACCGTCAGCGAGGTTCAGGGGTACGGGCGGCAGAAGGGGCACACCGAGGTCTACCGGGGTGCCGAGTACACGGTCGAGTTCCTGCCCAAGATCCGGGTCGAGGTGCTCACCGACGAAATCGACGTCGACAAGGTGGTGGACGCCATCGTCGGGGCAGCCCGGACGGGCAAGATCGGCGACGGCAAGGTCTGGGTCACCGGTGTCGAAGAGGTCGTCCGGGTTCGTACCGGCGAACGCGGCCTCGACGCACTCTGA
- a CDS encoding [protein-PII] uridylyltransferase, translating to MTSLIKKNASENADDGDANLLINEVVGVPGGIGEAARLARSAAYDSFLRGLLAGRDGVALLAVGGLGRRQCAPYSDLDLVLLHAGVPGTDELAASIWYPIWDAGLRLDHSVRTVAEALSVAQDDVKVALGLLDARLIVGDQALADALIRTAADHWRRTAVRHLPGLREVTAARWQAHGELAFLLEGDLKEAAGGLRDVGLLRAVSAAGITDALRPAVRAAHLRLLDTRDALHQQVGRRVDRLVAQERDGVAALLGLRQLQPGTSDAARHPGAVVEDGDALLRRVAGDARTVSHALDDAFRAAERLRSGRSRGGNGRPVRRPVARDVVEHDGELVLARTAIGARPDPSLSLRVAAAAATTRLPIARATCEWLAAYCPPLPAPWPAEARAALTTLLGAGPGLVPAWETCDRYGLVDGWLPEWTRLRSLPQHNPVHRYTLDRHLVQAAHEASRHAREVERPDLLLLGALLHDIGKGLTGDHSTVGVPLAQAVATRIGLPPGEVALIGTLVRLHLLLPDVATRRDLADPVTIASVAEAVGDTGTLDLLHALVRADAAATGPAAWSDWKGRLVAELVARVRTALDTGMLPEPPAPDPALLAGPLPVVHLTGDRVSVAAADRRGLLATVAGCLALHRLEVISADASVVDGRALVECRVQPRYGLPPDPVSLRADLRRAVGGDVSVTQRLRGRALAARGGGAAPRVVWHREAATDAVLLELRAADAAGLLYRVTCALDDAGALVRAARISTLGADVVDAFYLVGGWPDDDVRARLEAAVLAAV from the coding sequence ATGACCTCGTTGATCAAGAAGAACGCGTCAGAAAACGCCGACGACGGTGACGCGAACCTCTTGATCAACGAGGTCGTCGGCGTTCCCGGGGGGATCGGCGAGGCGGCTCGGCTGGCACGATCGGCGGCCTACGACTCCTTCCTGCGCGGGTTGCTGGCTGGGCGGGACGGCGTGGCACTGCTCGCCGTCGGGGGGTTGGGCCGGCGGCAGTGTGCTCCGTACAGCGATCTCGACCTGGTTCTGCTGCACGCGGGCGTGCCGGGCACGGACGAGCTGGCCGCCTCGATCTGGTATCCGATCTGGGACGCGGGCCTGCGACTCGACCATTCGGTACGTACCGTCGCCGAGGCTCTCTCGGTCGCCCAGGACGACGTCAAGGTCGCCCTCGGGCTGCTCGACGCCCGGCTGATCGTGGGCGACCAGGCGCTGGCCGACGCGTTGATCCGCACCGCCGCCGATCATTGGCGGCGCACCGCCGTACGTCACCTGCCCGGCCTGCGGGAGGTCACCGCCGCCCGCTGGCAGGCCCACGGTGAGCTGGCGTTCCTGCTGGAGGGCGACCTCAAGGAGGCCGCCGGTGGCCTGCGCGACGTGGGTCTGCTGCGGGCGGTCTCCGCCGCCGGCATCACTGACGCGCTGCGCCCGGCCGTGCGCGCCGCCCACCTGCGCCTGCTGGACACCCGCGACGCCCTGCACCAGCAGGTCGGCCGACGGGTCGACCGGTTGGTCGCCCAGGAACGCGACGGAGTGGCCGCCCTGCTCGGGCTACGACAACTCCAGCCCGGCACATCCGACGCCGCGCGGCACCCCGGAGCCGTCGTCGAGGACGGCGACGCCCTCCTGCGGCGGGTCGCCGGTGACGCCCGCACGGTCAGCCACGCTCTGGATGATGCGTTCCGTGCCGCCGAGCGGCTGCGCTCCGGCCGGTCCCGAGGCGGCAACGGTCGCCCCGTGCGCCGCCCGGTGGCCCGCGACGTGGTCGAGCACGACGGCGAGCTGGTGCTGGCCCGGACGGCGATCGGGGCACGCCCCGACCCGAGCCTCTCGCTGCGGGTGGCCGCCGCCGCGGCCACGACCCGCCTCCCGATCGCCCGGGCCACCTGCGAGTGGCTGGCGGCCTACTGCCCGCCCCTGCCCGCGCCCTGGCCGGCTGAGGCCCGGGCCGCGCTGACCACCCTGCTCGGCGCCGGTCCCGGCCTGGTGCCCGCCTGGGAGACCTGCGACCGGTACGGGCTGGTCGACGGCTGGCTGCCCGAGTGGACCCGGCTGCGCAGCCTGCCCCAGCACAACCCGGTGCACCGCTACACCCTCGATCGGCACCTGGTGCAGGCCGCTCACGAGGCTAGCCGGCACGCCCGCGAGGTGGAACGCCCCGACCTGCTGCTCCTCGGTGCCCTCCTGCACGACATCGGCAAGGGCCTCACGGGCGATCACAGCACCGTCGGTGTGCCACTGGCCCAGGCGGTGGCGACCCGGATCGGTCTGCCACCCGGCGAAGTCGCGCTGATCGGCACGCTGGTCCGGTTGCACCTGCTGCTGCCCGACGTGGCCACCCGCCGGGACCTGGCCGACCCGGTCACCATCGCCTCGGTGGCCGAGGCGGTCGGGGACACCGGCACCCTCGACCTGCTGCACGCGCTGGTCCGTGCCGACGCGGCGGCGACCGGACCGGCGGCCTGGTCGGACTGGAAGGGTCGGCTCGTCGCCGAGCTGGTCGCCCGGGTCCGCACCGCGCTGGACACCGGCATGCTGCCCGAGCCTCCGGCTCCGGATCCGGCGCTGCTGGCCGGGCCACTGCCAGTCGTCCACCTGACCGGGGACCGGGTGTCGGTCGCCGCGGCCGACCGCCGAGGCCTGCTCGCCACGGTTGCCGGCTGCCTGGCCCTGCACCGGCTGGAAGTGATCTCCGCGGATGCGTCCGTGGTCGACGGCCGCGCCCTGGTCGAGTGCCGGGTGCAACCCCGCTACGGCCTGCCGCCGGATCCGGTGTCGCTCCGTGCCGATCTGCGCCGGGCGGTCGGCGGTGACGTGTCGGTCACCCAGCGCCTGCGCGGCCGTGCGCTCGCCGCCCGCGGCGGCGGAGCTGCTCCCCGGGTCGTTTGGCACCGCGAGGCGGCCACCGACGCGGTGCTGCTGGAGTTGCGCGCGGCCGACGCCGCCGGATTGCTCTACCGGGTCACCTGCGCGCTCGACGACGCGGGCGCCCTGGTCCGGGCGGCCCGCATCTCCACTCTCGGCGCGGACGTGGTGGACGCCTTTTACCTGGTCGGCGGCTGGCCGGACGACGACGTCCGAGCACGCCTGGAGGCCGCGGTCCTCGCCGCCGTCTGA
- a CDS encoding sensor histidine kinase, translated as MWSGGQRGWRWAAADAAFALALLVIGLLGTDLAGDDQPGSRPVDATCRVLIVVAALALMARHRAPAAVLVVVSVATTIYLVIGYPYGPILLTLLVAVYTVATRLPVRPAALATGGAFVLLLTHVFVSLGPVSGWTAVLPTSAWVVVPFAVGVVVRVNRETAARSRAEEARSRAEQARRQTDEERLRIAQEVHDVVGHGLAAISMQAEIALHLLPKRPEQAETALTAISRTSREALDELRVTLGAVRQGAERGPVPGLARLAALRDRLAGAGLAVELSVVGDPRELPAAVDLAAYRVVQEALTNVLRHAGVSDAEVTVDYRADELTVEVTDRGTGAAGDGTGPAADGDGVGGHGLAGMRERVAALGGRLTAGPRTGGGFRVHARLPLESTP; from the coding sequence ATGTGGAGCGGGGGCCAGCGGGGATGGCGGTGGGCAGCGGCGGACGCCGCGTTTGCCCTGGCGCTGCTCGTGATCGGGCTACTCGGCACCGACCTGGCCGGCGACGACCAACCGGGATCGAGGCCGGTGGACGCCACCTGTCGGGTGCTGATCGTGGTCGCCGCGCTGGCCCTGATGGCGCGGCACCGGGCGCCGGCGGCCGTCCTCGTCGTGGTCAGCGTGGCCACCACGATCTACCTGGTGATCGGCTACCCGTACGGGCCGATACTGCTGACGCTCCTGGTGGCGGTGTACACCGTCGCGACACGATTGCCGGTGCGCCCGGCGGCACTCGCCACCGGTGGCGCATTTGTTCTGCTCCTCACGCACGTCTTCGTCTCCCTCGGCCCAGTCTCCGGTTGGACGGCGGTGCTGCCCACGTCGGCCTGGGTGGTCGTACCGTTCGCGGTGGGGGTGGTGGTGCGGGTCAACCGCGAGACGGCCGCGCGCAGCCGGGCCGAGGAAGCCCGTAGCCGCGCCGAGCAGGCTCGGCGGCAGACCGACGAGGAACGGTTGCGTATCGCGCAGGAGGTGCACGACGTGGTGGGGCACGGGCTCGCCGCGATCAGCATGCAGGCGGAGATCGCCCTGCATCTGTTGCCGAAACGACCCGAGCAGGCGGAAACCGCACTCACCGCGATCAGCCGGACCAGTCGGGAGGCGTTGGACGAACTCCGAGTCACCTTGGGCGCGGTACGGCAGGGCGCCGAGCGTGGTCCAGTGCCCGGCCTGGCCCGGCTCGCGGCGTTGCGCGACCGGCTCGCCGGGGCCGGTCTCGCCGTCGAGCTGAGTGTGGTCGGCGACCCTCGCGAGTTGCCGGCCGCGGTAGACCTGGCCGCGTACCGGGTGGTGCAGGAGGCGTTGACGAACGTGCTGCGTCACGCTGGGGTTTCCGACGCGGAGGTGACCGTCGACTACCGGGCCGACGAGCTGACCGTGGAGGTCACGGACCGGGGCACCGGCGCAGCCGGCGATGGGACCGGTCCGGCCGCCGACGGTGACGGTGTCGGCGGGCACGGTCTGGCGGGGATGCGGGAGCGGGTTGCGGCGCTGGGCGGGCGGTTGACCGCCGGGCCGCGTACCGGAGGTGGGTTCCGGGTCCACGCCCGGCTGCCGCTGGAGTCGACCCCGTGA
- a CDS encoding response regulator transcription factor, which translates to MIRVLIADDQDLVRLGLRALVESEDDLALAGEAADGLRAVELARRERPDVVLMDIRMPGIDGIEATRRIVADPDLTGTRVVVLTTFELDEYVFDALRHGASGFLTKDTRPAELLRAIRLVAEGEALLSPSVTRRVVREFATRPSRVLRPHPRLDALTDRERQVVGLVGEGLNNEEIAVRLVVSPATARTHVSRAMGKLGARDRAQLVVFAYQSGLVSE; encoded by the coding sequence GTGATCCGGGTGCTCATCGCCGACGACCAGGACCTGGTCCGGCTCGGTCTGCGCGCGCTGGTCGAGAGCGAGGACGACCTGGCGCTGGCCGGCGAGGCGGCCGACGGGCTGCGGGCGGTCGAGCTGGCGCGTCGGGAACGGCCGGACGTGGTGCTGATGGACATCCGAATGCCCGGCATCGACGGCATCGAGGCGACCCGGCGGATCGTCGCCGACCCCGACCTGACCGGTACGCGGGTGGTGGTGCTGACCACCTTCGAGCTGGACGAGTACGTCTTCGACGCGCTGCGGCACGGTGCGAGCGGGTTCCTCACCAAGGACACCCGACCGGCTGAGCTGCTACGCGCGATCCGGTTGGTCGCCGAGGGGGAGGCGCTGCTGTCACCGTCGGTGACCCGACGGGTGGTGCGCGAGTTCGCCACCCGGCCGTCCCGGGTGCTTCGTCCGCACCCCCGGTTGGACGCGCTCACCGACCGGGAGCGCCAGGTCGTCGGCCTGGTCGGTGAGGGCCTGAACAACGAGGAGATCGCCGTACGGCTGGTGGTCAGCCCGGCGACCGCGCGGACCCACGTCAGCCGGGCGATGGGCAAGCTGGGAGCCCGGGACCGGGCCCAGCTCGTCGTCTTCGCGTACCAGTCGGGGTTGGTGTCGGAGTGA
- the ffh gene encoding signal recognition particle protein, which produces MFDTLSDRLSGIFTKLRGKGRLTDADIDATAREIRLALLEADVALPVVKGFIAAVKERARSSEVSQALNPAQQIIKIVNEELITVLGGEGRRLQFAKQPPTVIMLAGLQGSGKTTLAGKLARWLKAQGHQPLLVAADLQRPNAVGQLQVLGGRAGVEVYAPEPGNGTGDPVQVARASIEHAKRAARDIVIVDTAGRLGIDAEMMQQAADIRDAVSPDEVIFVIDAMVGQDAVRTAEAFRDGVGITGVVLSKLDGDARGGAALSVREVTGQPILFASTGEKLEDFDVFHPDRMASRILGMGDVLTLIEQAEQAFDSDQKEKMTAKLMGGEQFTLDDFLDQLIAVRRMGPIANVLAMMPGMGQMKDQLADLDDSHFDRVTAIIRSMTPGERTNPKIINGSRRARIANGSGVTVMDVNQLLNRFADAQKMMKQMGGMMGLPGGGRRKATKSPKNKRKGTKGGGRPRTGAGAGMPGGFPGGMPQLPPGMDPNDLAGGQGLPPGFKLPKIDFNKLGKGDNRPR; this is translated from the coding sequence GTGTTTGACACCTTGAGTGACCGCCTGTCCGGGATCTTCACCAAGCTCCGCGGCAAGGGGCGGCTCACCGACGCCGACATCGACGCCACCGCGCGCGAGATCCGCCTCGCGCTGCTGGAGGCGGACGTCGCGCTGCCGGTCGTCAAGGGCTTCATCGCGGCCGTCAAGGAGCGGGCCCGCAGCTCCGAGGTCTCCCAGGCGCTGAACCCGGCCCAGCAGATCATCAAGATCGTCAACGAAGAGCTGATCACCGTGCTCGGTGGCGAGGGCCGGCGGCTCCAGTTCGCCAAGCAGCCGCCGACCGTGATCATGCTGGCCGGTCTCCAGGGTTCCGGTAAGACGACCCTGGCCGGCAAGCTGGCCCGCTGGCTCAAGGCGCAGGGACACCAGCCGCTGCTCGTCGCCGCGGACCTCCAGCGCCCCAACGCCGTCGGGCAGCTCCAGGTGCTCGGTGGCCGGGCTGGCGTCGAGGTGTACGCCCCGGAGCCCGGCAACGGCACCGGTGACCCGGTGCAGGTGGCCCGCGCGTCGATCGAGCACGCGAAGCGGGCAGCCCGCGACATCGTCATCGTCGACACCGCCGGCCGGCTCGGCATCGACGCCGAGATGATGCAGCAGGCCGCCGACATTCGCGACGCCGTCTCGCCGGACGAGGTCATCTTCGTCATCGACGCCATGGTCGGCCAGGATGCCGTGCGCACCGCCGAGGCGTTCCGCGACGGCGTCGGCATCACCGGCGTGGTGCTCTCCAAGCTCGACGGCGACGCCCGTGGTGGTGCCGCGCTGTCGGTCCGCGAGGTGACCGGGCAGCCGATCCTGTTCGCCTCCACCGGCGAAAAGTTGGAAGACTTCGACGTCTTCCACCCCGACCGGATGGCCAGCCGGATCCTCGGCATGGGCGATGTCCTCACTCTGATCGAGCAGGCCGAGCAGGCCTTCGACTCCGATCAGAAGGAGAAGATGACCGCCAAGCTGATGGGCGGTGAGCAGTTCACCCTGGACGACTTCCTCGACCAGCTCATCGCGGTGCGGCGGATGGGCCCGATCGCCAACGTGCTGGCCATGATGCCCGGCATGGGGCAGATGAAGGACCAGCTCGCCGACCTGGACGACAGCCACTTCGACCGGGTCACCGCGATCATCCGGTCGATGACCCCGGGCGAGCGGACCAACCCGAAGATCATCAACGGGTCCCGCCGGGCGCGCATCGCCAACGGTTCCGGGGTCACCGTGATGGACGTCAACCAGCTGCTCAACCGCTTCGCCGACGCGCAGAAGATGATGAAGCAGATGGGCGGCATGATGGGCCTGCCCGGAGGTGGCCGGCGCAAGGCGACCAAGTCGCCGAAGAACAAGCGCAAGGGCACCAAGGGCGGCGGTCGTCCGCGTACCGGGGCGGGCGCCGGGATGCCGGGCGGCTTCCCGGGTGGCATGCCGCAGCTCCCGCCGGGCATGGACCCGAACGACCTCGCCGGCGGCCAGGGCCTGCCGCCCGGCTTCAAGCTCCCGAAGATCGACTTCAACAAGCTCGGCAAGGGCGACAACCGCCCCCGCTGA
- a CDS encoding amidohydrolase family protein codes for MALHVRGVLLPDDEVRDLWLVGDRVTFTPVPGAETVVDGGFVLPGLVDAHCHIGIARGGAPITSLDQARELAHIDRDAGVLAIRDAGSPYPYPELDDESGLPRLARAGRHVAPPKRYLRDIGVEVDATDVAATVAAQARAGNGWVKLVGDWIDRGVGDLAPAWDADTLTAAVRAAHDAGVRAAVHTFSESAVEIMVRAGVDSVEHGTGLSLDLIDEMARQGTALIPTMINIATFGGIAEQARVKFPGYAEHMLALRDGFPDVVRAAHEAGVPIYVGTDAGGGIDHGLAAEEMLLLHEQAGMAPTDVLAAASWGAREWLGFPGLVEGGLADLTVYPEDPRRDLRVVRAPSRTILRGQVIR; via the coding sequence ATGGCTCTTCATGTGCGCGGTGTGCTGCTCCCCGACGACGAGGTCCGGGATCTCTGGCTGGTCGGGGACCGGGTGACCTTCACCCCGGTGCCCGGTGCGGAGACGGTCGTCGACGGCGGCTTCGTCCTGCCGGGGTTGGTCGACGCGCACTGCCACATCGGCATCGCCCGAGGCGGCGCTCCGATCACCTCCCTCGACCAGGCCCGCGAGTTGGCCCACATCGACCGGGACGCCGGAGTGCTGGCGATCCGCGACGCCGGCTCGCCGTACCCGTACCCCGAACTCGACGACGAGTCGGGCCTGCCGCGACTGGCCCGCGCCGGCCGGCACGTCGCGCCGCCGAAGCGCTACCTGCGCGACATCGGCGTGGAGGTCGATGCCACCGACGTGGCCGCGACGGTGGCCGCCCAGGCGCGGGCCGGCAACGGCTGGGTCAAGCTGGTCGGCGACTGGATCGACCGGGGCGTGGGCGACCTGGCGCCGGCCTGGGACGCGGACACCCTCACCGCGGCCGTGCGGGCCGCGCACGACGCCGGGGTACGCGCCGCCGTGCACACCTTCTCCGAGTCGGCTGTCGAGATCATGGTGCGGGCCGGGGTGGACTCGGTGGAGCACGGCACCGGGCTGAGCCTCGACCTGATCGACGAGATGGCCCGCCAGGGCACCGCGCTGATCCCCACGATGATCAATATCGCGACCTTCGGGGGCATCGCCGAGCAGGCGCGGGTCAAGTTCCCCGGGTACGCCGAGCACATGCTCGCGCTGCGCGACGGTTTCCCCGACGTGGTGCGTGCCGCCCACGAGGCGGGTGTGCCGATCTACGTGGGCACCGACGCCGGTGGTGGCATCGACCACGGCCTCGCCGCAGAAGAGATGCTGCTGCTCCACGAGCAGGCCGGCATGGCACCGACCGACGTGCTCGCCGCCGCGTCCTGGGGCGCCCGGGAGTGGCTCGGCTTCCCCGGCCTGGTCGAGGGCGGCCTCGCCGATCTGACCGTCTACCCCGAAGACCCTCGCCGTGACCTGCGCGTCGTCCGCGCCCCCTCCCGCACGATCCTGCGCGGCCAAGTAATCCGCTGA
- the proS gene encoding proline--tRNA ligase: MARVLTPRAEDFPRWYQDLIAKAKLADNGPVRGTMVIRPAGYAIWERMQAEMDARIKAAGAENAYFPLFIPESYLKREAQHVEGFSPELAVVTHGGGKPLAEPIVVRPTSETVIGEFMAKWIDSYRDLPLLLNQWANVVRWELRPRIFLRTSEFLWQEGHTAHATREDARAYARRILHEAYEDLMVNVIGIPVVVGLKTARERFAGATATYTCEGMMGDGKALQLGTSHELGQNFAKAFDISYSSKEGGREHAWTTSWGTSTRMLGGLIMAHGDDNGLRVPPRLAPIQAYVMVVKDGDGVGEAAAKLRDGLRDAGVRVALDDRTDTPFGRRAVDAELRGYPVRVEVGPRDLAAGNAVVVRRTDGSKSPTPVADVVGAVLAALETDQQVLHDQALANRESRTVEVATLAEAIEAAANGWARVPWSAVGVSGEAEANGQGVTVRCLLRADGSVPDSEDEPDLVAILARAY, encoded by the coding sequence ATGGCACGCGTGCTCACTCCCCGTGCGGAGGATTTCCCCCGCTGGTACCAAGACCTGATCGCCAAGGCAAAGCTGGCCGACAACGGCCCGGTTCGCGGCACCATGGTCATCCGACCGGCCGGCTACGCCATCTGGGAGCGTATGCAGGCCGAGATGGACGCTCGGATCAAGGCGGCGGGTGCGGAGAACGCGTACTTCCCGCTGTTCATCCCCGAGAGTTACCTCAAGCGCGAGGCGCAGCACGTCGAGGGCTTCTCGCCGGAGTTGGCGGTCGTCACCCACGGTGGTGGCAAGCCCCTGGCCGAGCCGATCGTGGTGCGTCCGACCAGCGAGACGGTCATCGGCGAGTTCATGGCCAAGTGGATCGACTCGTACCGGGATCTGCCGCTGCTGCTCAACCAGTGGGCCAACGTGGTCCGGTGGGAGCTGCGCCCGCGGATCTTCCTGCGTACCAGCGAGTTCCTCTGGCAGGAGGGGCACACCGCGCATGCCACCCGCGAGGACGCCCGGGCGTACGCGCGGCGGATCCTGCACGAGGCGTACGAGGACCTGATGGTCAACGTGATCGGCATTCCGGTCGTGGTGGGCCTGAAGACGGCGCGCGAGCGGTTTGCCGGCGCGACCGCCACGTACACCTGCGAAGGCATGATGGGCGACGGCAAGGCGTTGCAGCTGGGCACCAGCCACGAGCTGGGCCAGAACTTCGCCAAGGCGTTCGACATCAGCTACTCCTCCAAGGAGGGCGGCCGGGAGCACGCCTGGACCACCTCCTGGGGCACGTCGACCCGGATGCTCGGTGGCCTGATCATGGCCCATGGCGACGACAACGGTCTGCGCGTGCCGCCGAGGCTGGCGCCGATCCAGGCGTACGTCATGGTGGTCAAGGACGGCGACGGCGTGGGCGAGGCGGCGGCCAAGCTGCGCGACGGCCTGCGCGACGCCGGTGTCCGGGTCGCGCTCGACGACCGGACCGACACCCCGTTCGGCCGCCGGGCCGTCGACGCCGAGCTGCGTGGCTATCCGGTACGCGTCGAGGTGGGCCCCCGTGATCTGGCCGCCGGCAACGCGGTGGTGGTGCGGCGGACGGACGGCTCGAAGTCCCCGACGCCGGTGGCTGACGTGGTCGGTGCGGTGCTCGCCGCCCTGGAAACGGACCAGCAGGTGCTGCACGACCAGGCGTTGGCCAACCGCGAGTCGCGCACGGTGGAGGTCGCCACCCTGGCCGAGGCGATCGAGGCCGCCGCGAACGGCTGGGCCCGGGTGCCGTGGTCGGCGGTCGGCGTGTCCGGCGAGGCCGAGGCGAACGGTCAGGGCGTCACGGTGCGCTGCCTGCTGCGCGCCGACGGCTCGGTACCGGACTCCGAGGACGAGCCCGACCTGGTCGCCATCCTCGCCCGCGCCTACTGA